From Kineococcus rhizosphaerae:
TCCAAGGCGCCGACCAGGCCGATCGCCGAGAGCAGGTTGTTCAGGGCCTTCAATGCGTGACCCGACCCCACGGGACCGACGTGGGTGAACTCGCTGCGCAACGGGTCCAGCACCGGTCGGATCCGGGCGACGCTGTCGGCCTCACCGCCGGCCATGATGGTGAGGTCACCGGTCACTGCGCGACGGGGACCGCCCGAGACGGGAGCGTCAACCAGATCGGATCCTCGGGTGCGCAACCGCTTCGCCAGGCTTCGGGTGGAATCGGGGTTGGACGACCCCATGTCGACCACGATCGAACCGGGCCGCAACCGGGCCAGAAGGCTCCCCGCGTTGGACTCTTGGCCCAGGACCGTCTCGACGATTCGGCTGTTGGGCAGCATGAGGATGACGACGTCGAGGGCTGCGAGTTCGGCCACCTCCGTCGCGGCCACGACACCCAGGTCCGCGACTGCGGCCTGCAGCGTGTCCGAGTTCGCATCGAAGGCCGTGACCGACCACCCGGCGGTGCGCAGGTTGCGCACCATCGGTGTTCCCATCGTGCCCAAACCGACAAAACCGACGTTGCCCAGGCTGACCACGCCGTCGGTGGTGGCGCCGGCCAGGCTCATCGAGCCGAACCGCGGTTGGCGGCTCCAGCGTCGAACGCCTCGACGGTCGGTTCCAGACCTTCGGCGCCAACGATCTCGCGCCAGGCTTCGAAACCTTCCTGGAACGCGACGATCCCAGCCTCGGGCAGCGAGATCTCGATGGCCTCCAGGATCTCCTCCGGGCTCAGGCCGAGGTTCAACGCGACCCGGATGTGGCTCTGGATCTGCCCCTTGGAGGCCCGCATCACGGTGAGGGAAACGATGAAGATCAGCTCTTTGGTCTTGCGGTCCAGTCGTCGCTGGTCAAGGTAGGCCGCCGATACGAGGTGGTTGGCCGCCTGCAGGACCGGGAAGTCGGTCTTGGCCATGACCTTGTGGTAGTCGAGGACGTAACCGCGTTTGCGAGCCATGTCGTCGATGTAGGCCTGCGGGTCGAGCGTGGTTTCGGCCTGGTTCTGGGTGCTCTGGGTCTGGTTGCTCATGGGTTTCCTCCGGTGTGCTGGGGCGGTTTGGTCACGGGGTCCTTTCCCCTAAGTGGGCGAGAGGACTCCGGTGGTGGATTCACGTTCGATGAGCGTCGGTTCGAGGAGCTCGGCCTCGACGTCGGCTCCGTCGATGATCTGGCACAGCAGGTCGGCGCCACGCCGTCCCATTCGTTCCATCGGCGAGGACACCGAGGTCAGGGGGACGGGCAGGTGTCGCACCAGCGGGATGTCGTTGTACCCGATGACGGCGATGTCCTGACCGGGGCGTCGGCCTCTCTCGCGGGCGGCACCCATGGCCCCGATGGCGGCGAAGTCGTTGATGGCGAAGATCGCCGTCGTGTGCGGTTCGGTCTGCAGGATGTGGGTGGCCGCGGCGTAGCCACCGTCGACGTCGCTGTCGGAGTCGACGACCAGTCGTTCCTCGACCTCGACTCCGGCCCGGCGCAGGGTCCGGGTGAATCCGTGGACTCGTTCGACGTTGGTGCTGGCGTGGGAGTGCCCGGCCACGACACCGACCCGCAGGTGCCCCAGCCGCAACAGGTGCGCCGCGGCCAGTTCTCCCCCGCGGACGTCGTCGGTGGTGACGCTGGGATGGCCCTGCAACCGCCGGTTGACCATGACGAAGGGGGTCCCCCGCCGCGCCATCGTGGCGATGACCTCATCACCACCGAGCCGCGCATCGCCGACGATCACCCCTTCGACCCGACG
This genomic window contains:
- a CDS encoding NAD(P)-dependent oxidoreductase — translated: MSLAGATTDGVVSLGNVGFVGLGTMGTPMVRNLRTAGWSVTAFDANSDTLQAAVADLGVVAATEVAELAALDVVILMLPNSRIVETVLGQESNAGSLLARLRPGSIVVDMGSSNPDSTRSLAKRLRTRGSDLVDAPVSGGPRRAVTGDLTIMAGGEADSVARIRPVLDPLRSEFTHVGPVGSGHALKALNNLLSAIGLVGALEVLTVGAKFGLDPQTMLDVINTSTGRNQSTEVKIGQQVLSGDWNIGFSLPLTVKDVGTALELAQSQDIQTPVAAAAVEVCRKALDFLGTPSPDQSEIAKYLHSTTGVRLAPATSEEAR
- a CDS encoding carboxymuconolactone decarboxylase family protein produces the protein MSNQTQSTQNQAETTLDPQAYIDDMARKRGYVLDYHKVMAKTDFPVLQAANHLVSAAYLDQRRLDRKTKELIFIVSLTVMRASKGQIQSHIRVALNLGLSPEEILEAIEISLPEAGIVAFQEGFEAWREIVGAEGLEPTVEAFDAGAANRGSAR